From a single Syngnathus scovelli strain Florida chromosome 2, RoL_Ssco_1.2, whole genome shotgun sequence genomic region:
- the fam171b gene encoding protein FAM171B, whose protein sequence is MPDAKPRLIPSPRPLLLLLFTHSSLLLVSSDAPVGAVDEGGGGGGGGGLPPSLSGDNGQNATNTPLFLGTPAQTEEPRFALKVLVRDMVTRQLLPGASVGIYVNHNLSSSTWTGEEGEALLWVPYSPGLSLTLVATMEGYIPSPQPWITSRRPIFSAVTLLLLPQRQGNIWLFEDTVLITAKLPDSASQPKIKFAKNLLTLPDKNNMSSLTAYLTVTHLGKECVNCTPGIVANASVFRSVGLKPAAAVSVHLYAGDEELRVQGPVQLSVPLGSATRLRVSDTMPAWAFNLQTGAWENRGMGIVRAVDQELIWTYTASHLGYWMAAPFPSNDHGSSLEFFSYHPLLTVGILAGTVVVVIGFLTLLLCQCGSQREPRGRRARFSKLAVMKKDQTTSMHMEEGLLLHSGENILTSRNVQCDILSTPRHKANYNIYVEDPAGQATAPLYENLSADRIKVRSHYINNEEVSRLMERMEQNRGNINVDGFFPDKLLHIYNHPVAIIQAPDIFGNQESQKSATFPRNGNDPEAPSKDSYTQTLGKVQSGQQQSNQDEPQPLETPPPSQGPAAVWARYSNLLESSVSVPGTLNEAAGMEGFGGELQGISERTLLELTRGKSSGSHPRAWFVSLDGKPAAQVRHSIIELQSRHRPPSSNDTSLDSGVDMNEPQHNIREARRERMSIRGSSLPQRGRSGRYGEEPDLSSSESGTTATGTPEDHSLRNILDGSSSTIPNIPEEQDGMDTSSTQDDSEQRETPPPRRLRKGKEKSKSEKRNTKHVREARPVAKRK, encoded by the exons ATGCCCGATGCCAAGCCCCGCCTGATTCCATCTCCGCGGCCGCTTTTGCTGCTGCTCTTTACGCACTCCTCCTTGCTCCTGGTTTCTTCTGATGCGCCAGTGGGAGCCGTGGATgagggcggcggcggtggcggtggtggcggcctccccccctccttgTCCGGGGACAATGGCCAGAACGCCACCAACACGCCGCTCTTTCTCGGGACCCCCGCTCAAACCGAAG AGCCCCGGTTTGCCCTAAAGGTTCTGGTGAGAGACATGGTGACCCGCCAGCTCTTGCCAGGAGCCTCGGTTGGGatttatgtcaaccacaacttgAGCAGCTCCACCTGGACAGGGGAGGAAGGTGAAGCTCTCCTATGGGTGCCGTACAGCCCCGGGTTGAGTCTGACCCTGGTGGCCACCATGGAAGGTTACATCCCCAGCCCGCAGCCTTGGATCACGAGCAGGAGACCCA TCTTCTCTGCTGTGACGTTGCTGCTGCTTCCTCAGAGGCAAGGCAACATCTGGCTTTTTGAAGACACAGTGCTCATCACAGCTAAGTTGCCTG ACAGCGCCTCTCAACCAAAGATAAAGTTTGCCAAGAACCTGCTCACACTCCCCGACAAGAACAACATGTCATCGTTGACGGCTTACCTGACTGTGACGCACTTGGGGAAGGAGTGCGTCAACTGCACTCCGGGCATCGTTGCCAACGCATCAG TTTTTCGAAGCGTCGGCTTGAAGCCGGCGGCAGCGGTTAGTGTCCACCTCtacgcaggagacgaggagctCCGGGTTCAAGGGCCCGTCCAGTTGAGCGTGCCTCTGGGGAGTGCCACCCGCCTCCGCGTCTCTGACACCATGCCGGCTTGGGCCTTTAACCTCCAGACAG GTGCCTGGGAGAATCGAGGTATGGGAATCGTGCGGGCGGTTGATCAGGAGCTGATTTGGACGTACACCGCTTCTCACCTGGGTTACTGGATGGCTGCCCCCTTTCCTTCCAATG ATCACGGAAGCTCCTTGGAGTTCTTTTCCTATCATCCGCTCCTAACGGTGGGAATACTAGCAGGAACTGTGGTGGTCGTGATCGGATTTCTGACTTTGCTCTTGTGTCAATGCGG TTCCCAGCGAGAGCCCAGGGGGAGACGAGCTCGTTTCTCCAAACTGGCCGTGATGAAAAAAGACCAAACCACCTCCATGCACATGGAGGAGGGTCTGCTCTTACACTCGGGGGAGAACATCCTGACTTCCCGCAACGTCCAGTGCGACATCCTATCCACCCCGAGGCACAAAGCCAACTACAACATCTACGTGGAGGACCCGGCGGGTCAAGCCACGGCTCCTCTCTACGAGAATTTATCCGCCGATCGTATCAAAGTGCGCTCCCACTACATCAACAACGAGGAGGTATCTCGACTTATGGAGCGGATGGAGCAGAACCGCGGCAACATCAACGTCGACGGCTTCTTCCCCGACAAACTGCTTCATATCTACAACCATCCGGTGGCTATCATTCAGGCGCCGGATATTTTCGGCAACCAAGAATCGCAGAAGTCCGCCACGTTCCCCCGCAACGGAAATGACCCGGAAGCGCCGAGTAAAGACAGCTACACGCAGACGCTGGGGAAAGTCCAAAGCGGCCAACAGCAAAGCAATCAAGATGAGCCGCAACCTCTGGAAACTCCTCCCCCGAGCCAAGGGCCCGCCGCCGTGTGGGCCCGCTACAGTAACCTCCTGGAGTCGTCCGTCTCGGTGCCGGGTACGCTCAACGAGGCGGCCGGGATGGAAGGCTTCGGCGGCGAGCTTCAAGGGATCTCGGAGCGCACCCTGCTGGAACTGACCCGGGGCAAGTCTTCGGGTTCCCACCCCCGGGCTTGGTTCGTCTCCCTGGACGGGAAACCGGCCGCTCAGGTTCGCCACTCCATCATCGAGCTCCAGAGCCGCCACCGCCCTCCCAGCAGCAACGACACCAGCCTGGACTCCGGGGTGGACATGAACGAGCCTCAGCACAATATCCGGGAGGCGCGGCGGGAACGGATGTCCATCCGGGGTTCCTCGCTCCCGCAGCGGGGCAGAAGCGGCAGATACGGCGAAGAACCAGACCTGAGCAGCAGCGAGAGCGGCACCACGGCTACCGGTACTCCCGAGGACCACTCCCTCAGGAACATCCTGGACGGAAGCAGCAGTACCATTCCCAACATCCCCGAGGAGCAAGACGGCATGGACACCTCCAGCACTCAGGACGACAGTGAGCAAAGAGAGACCCCGCCTCCGCGCCGCCTGAGGAAAGGCAAGGAGAAGAGCAAATCGGAGAAGAGAAACACCAAGCACGTCCGGGAGGCCCGACCCGTGGCCAAACGAAAATAA
- the calcrlb gene encoding calcitonin gene-related peptide type 1 receptor has translation MASAKKMHPAIRLMFLLVMCSLAKLLVAEENPEDHQEHSNHYGEHPATIAMAQYKCFQRMVRGDHHRRTQSAGPVCNMTWDGWLCWDETEAGLVTEQGCPDYYKDFDPHALASKVCTETGDWGRHPESNRTWTNFTNCQANTTHHGTVAMTHFYLVMIGHGLSLVSLIISLGIFFHFKSLSCQRITLHKNLFVSFVLNSVITVVWLTKVAKKQGQTYNDSASCKLLMFIHLYLLSCNYFWMLCEGIYLHTLIVVAVFAEKQHLLWYYLLGWGFPLVPAVLHAVARQCYYNDKCWVSSDTSLLYIIHGPICAALVVNLFFLLNIVRVLITKLRVTHQAESSLYMRAVRATLILIPLLGIQFVLLPYKPQEHWVSEIYLYIMEILMHYQGLLVSTIFCFFNGEVQSVLRRHWNQQRMQFAGTFANADLFRSASYVASSLTEVHRCYSIESHTEHTNGKSYSDIFRSDSPFV, from the exons atggcatCTGCAAAG AAAATGCATCCAGCAATTCGCTTGATGTTTCTCCTGGTCATGTGCTCCCTCGCCAAG CTGCTTGTGGCTGAGGAaaatccagaggaccatcaggaACATTCCAATCATTACGGGGAGCATCCGGCAACTATCGCCATGGCCCAGTACAAGTGCTTCCAGCGGATGGTGAGAGGAGACCATCACCGAAGAACGCAATCGGCGG GACCCGTGTGCAACATGACCTGGGACGGTTGGCTGTGCTGGGACGAGACGGAAGCAGGGCTCGTAACGGAGCAGGGCTGTCCCGATTATTACAAAGACTTTGACCCTCATG CGCTAGCCTCCAAAGTTTGTACGGAAACAGGCGATTGGGGGCGTCACCCAGAGAGCAACCGGACATGGACAAACTTTACCAACTGCCAAGCCAACACGACACATCACGGCACA GTGGCCATGACGCACTTCTACCTGGTCATGATAGGTCACGGGTTGTCACTAGTCTCACTGATCATATCGCTGGGAATATTCTTCCATTTTAA GAGTCTGAGCTGTCAGAGGATCACACTGCACAAGAACCTCTTTGTCTCATTTGTTCTGAACTCGGTCATcacggtggtgtggttgaccaaGGTGGCCAAGAAACAAGGACAGACGTACAACGACTCG GCGAGCTGCAAGCTACTGATGTTCATCCATCTCTACCTGCTGAGCTGCAACTACTTCTGGATGCTATGCGAGGGCATCTACCTGCACACTCTGATCGTGGTGGCCGTGTTTGCCGAGAAGCAGCATCTCTTGTGGTATTATCTGCTCGGCTGGG GTTTCCCGCTGGTGCCGGCAGTGCTGCACGCCGTAGCACGTCAATGCTATTATAATGACAA atGCTGGGTCAGCTCCGATACATCCTTGCTCTACATCATCCATGGGCCCATCTGTGCCGCCTTGGTG GTGAACCTGTTCTTCCTCCTGAACATCGTACGGGTTCTCATCACCAAACTGCGAGTAACCCACCAGGCCGAGTCCAGCCTGTACATGCGGGCGGTGAGGGCCACACTCATCCTCATCCCGCTTCTCGGCATTCAATTCGTGCTGCTTCCCTACAAGCCTCAGGAGCACTGGGTTTCTGAGATCTATCTCTACATTATGGAGATCCTCATGCACTACCAG GGTCTTCTCGTGTCCACCATATTCTGCTTCTTTAACGGAGAG GTTCAGAGTGTTTTGCGGAGACATTGGAATCAGCAGAGGATGCAATTTGCCGGGACGTTTGCCAACGCCGATTTGTTCCGTTCGGCATCTTACGTGGCGTCGTCGCTCACCGAAGTTCACCGCTGCTACAGCATCGAGAGTCACACCGAGCACACCAACGGCAAAAGCTACTCGGACATTTTCCGATCTGACAGCCCGTTTGTGTAA